The Penaeus monodon isolate SGIC_2016 chromosome 1, NSTDA_Pmon_1, whole genome shotgun sequence DNA window TATGATGGAGTACTGACCGCTTTTCTTCCAGGAACTTTTATTTCCAATATGATTTACAACCACGTGGGTTGTTTTATCAGCTAATCAGCTGTCCGAAGAGAAACTGACCCGATGCTTGCACCATTTCTTTAATTTCACATACTGATAGTAGTATCATTTCTGTGACATACTGATAgcagtatcatttctgtgacactggtagtagtatcatttctgtgatttcgcGTAGTACTTGATTTAATGTTGCAATTGCCgtatagtagtaacaatattgCCACAATTAAGAATATTCTTTTCGTGCAGTCAGATCGGTACCTATTTCCCTTGCACACTAACATTCTTCCACCCTCGCTTACATGCCCACggccccatcctcccccataccCACTTAGCTTATTTATTTCAGCTCGCACactattctatttcttatttactcTTACTCTCGCTTTATCTATTTACTACTCGTATGCTATACTCATTTAATAACTCTCACTCATTTATTTACTCACTAAACTCGTCTGTTcaccactcacctcactcatgcagccacacacgcgcacatcgTCTCTCCCTGTATAAACCACGTTAGTTGCACAAGAATCACATGCGTATAGTTTCAGAGTAGAAATCGAGTTGCACGTCTTCTATTCTTGCTTTGCATCGTTACGTATGTTGTCGTGAGCAAGCATAAATGATGTAATGAGTCGCTCTCGAATGAATATGAGGACTGCATTTCCGATTTTCATTAAAGCTTTGCCTCGATTTGCTGATGGTGTCTGTGATAGACAAATTCTATGAATCGAGGAAACGATACGCATTACGTGTAAGTTAGATGTATGTTGTAGGAACTATTGCACAGCACAGCACCTTCGCattgttgtatttttcttctctataAAGAAGTTTGTTGTTCAAGATTGTCTTTGCGGACGCGataacttttccttccttatagttATGCACAATGTTTATCTCATGTAGtttcacctctatctatcctgagactattgcaactcaagcaagtccttgtggactattgcaattgtctccctaagcatattcttctgtctatctcttggcagttgaattatttttaaagaattattaGAGAGATTGAAAATTCAATATGAAATATTGAGTATTAGTGTCACTGCAGTATATTTGATTATATCTTACGTAGGCCCTTATTGTTACACAACCCCTACCCCCTGttcgccctcctgtctctccGCTTGTCTCTGCCCTgggtgtacttgtttcagaaaacGTCAACGCAGCTACGCGAGAAGGGACGCAGCCTGCCAAGACACACACCAAGCACCAGACGACGACAGGAGCACACGACGCAGGACGCAAGAGGAAGCGAAGATCCGGCACCACCTCATCAGAGACACACTCGCTCTGCGTCAGGTATTCAGTGACTTATCTGGAGAAGAAACTGCAGTTCTTACTCCCTCATCTTAAGCATTGCAAGTCCAAGTTGCTGCCCCGTCGAGAACGACGGATGGGTGCGCGTGCCGAGCGGTTTCAGAGTGGTCAGATATTTTCAGTGCCACGCCCTCCAACTAGCAAAAGTAACCACTGAGAGCGGCGCGCCCATGGTattgccgccgtactgacctaagccacgtcCACATCACTCATGACCCCTAACCTTGACCGTACACAAACACTACTTCGAGTCATGGTCTCGGTCGGACGCGGCTTCATTCCGGCGCCACACTCCAGGGCCCCTGCCATTCTGGGCCTAATCGCTGCCCGGGTCTACTTCAGCACAAGCCGCCCACGTGGTATCTTCACGTTACACTACCAACTTCCTTCACCATCAATAAACACTACAACCAGACCGTGAGTTTAAGTCAACCAAACCTTGACATTTGGTGGACAACAGTGATATCAAGAACCAGACACTATTTTAGCAGTGATGACAAAGACAGGCGTCTTCGAAATGTCCGCGTAATAAAGATGTCAACTAGAACCTTAGTCTTTCTTTCTTAAGACTGTGCATATCTTGTTGCaagtctatatgtatgtttatatagacagatagatagatcgagaaatagatagatcgaaagatagatgacagatagaacgatagatcgattgagagataaacagacaattaTATAGactaagataaatagatagatgaattgatagattaagatatatatatatatatatatatggataaatagatagataggaaggtagatagatagatgtcaaCTGCATTGCAGGCACACCGCCATCGCACATTGGTTTTACTGCAGTTCGGATACGCTCACCAGAGAGGAAGAATGCTCCTGACCTTGATCGTGCCTTTGGTCCCCACGACGAAGGCCTCGCTCGGAAGATCAGCTCTGATAGTGGTGCTGAGCGAGGCCGTCCGGCCCTTCGGGTACACGAGGGTGGCGCTTGTCACCACATCTACGCCCTGACGCAGATGGGACAAAATTAAATGCGTTGAAAGAATTTACATTGAAAGGAGCAGAAGACAAATGAATCAAGTAGCGCTGTGGCGATGGCAAAAAGGCAATCCAGCACAAGAAAGGGCAAACCCAGTCTTACCTCCTGGTTGAGATGACCTCCTGCCAGCACTTTCAGGGGCTTGTCGCCGCCCATCACCAGCGTGGCAAACTGGACGGTGTAAATCCCCATGTCTAGTGTGGCTCCTCCACCCGTGTCTTTCCTCCTGAATATGTATGAAAGGAGAAATTATATTCGTTTTTGCCCATTTTGTTCACCGTCTGTCCTGTAATATGGAGTGGCAATTATACTTTGATTTTTAGGACAAATAaagctatgcacacacacacacacacacacacacacacacacacacacacacacacacacacacacacacacacacacacacacacacacacacacacacacacacacatatatatatatacatatatattgatatattcatatatatgagtgtgtgaggaTAATTAGAGCAAGAGCATCCACAGATTGGAAAATTGATTTGTAGCAACACTTCGGAGACTTCATTCATCATCAGTGATCTAATGAAACGAAAAATGGCATAGAACTGCAATActaaaaatattagtattaacataattattaaagaaattaatatagGGTAAAATGTAAATTGATACAgggtaaaatgtaaaacaattcttgaaaatgaaaataagaaacataaataaaattgttTAAGTAAGATTTAAAAATCAATTAAGTAATAAGCTACAGCATAAGTATTCCTACGAAATACAAGCAACAAACCTTCAGAGGGGACTGGCTAGTCACGTAGTTATATGCAATTATATGACTGCTTCTGTATTGTTTAGTTCAGTAGCACCTCTCTCTCGTATGTCTTTTCGGACTAGTGGACAGAATGTTGAAATGCCACTGCATCGATGCCTGTCATGTTGGACTCTGACGCGGTGGAGGGGCAAGGAACAGCTTATCAATTTGTTCTATAAAGTCTGACAAACTGCGGCTCAAGGACTGCATGCCACCCTAGCTGTTATCTTAttgtctggtaccattcctctgCACTTGTTGAAGAGTGTCATAATCAATGCAGAGCAACACTGAATAACATTagggtcacagaccttgactttgccagcGATGTTGCGATGTTGTATGAGTTTCTAAAGTCCCGAAAGGCAATTCTTACTGTATTTAGCAATTTGGGTTCAGAGGTGCCCTAACCCAGGAATTTGGGGTCTACTAAAGGACCCTAATCAGTTGATACGAACTTGCACCAAAAACATCAAAGTCACCCAGAGCTTTACATTTATTTAGCTCTCGTATCGGAAAGACAGTGGACAGATGGCTTTATGAGTCTTGAACTCTCTCGACACAAGTATCGCAGGATTTTAGGACTTGCAGAGGAGGACCAAACTGTTACCAAGGTCCTAACATTGCTGGTTTACAGTATATCACTGAAAGTTGTGCCTTGGATGCCTTTGTCACATGTCTTTAAAATGGATCACAGGGAACGGTTGATGGGATGGTGTGTCACGATGATACGGGTGAAAGACCCATTATTTGTGTAATGCAAGACCGCCAACTCAAGCTACACTGGATTTCATTATCGTCCATCATGTGGTCTCTTCTGGAAACAAGCCTAAGTGGAAGAGGCCCCCTAAAAGTCTGTTGCCAGATTGCGACTATGtaacgtgtgtggtgtgggtgtgtggtgttgtgttggtgtgggttgtgtgtgtggtgtgtgtggtgtgggtgttgtgatgtgtgtgtgtgaaaaagaatgGTTTGATAATGACCCACACATATGAAAGGACATGACACCAGCTTTCCTCCTACGCCTCTTTTATTTGCCTTCCCGCTCCTCTCCTCTGGCACTTTCCTAATAACCCCTGTTAcctctcctactctttcttctttctctctttctctctctcttctctctctctcttcgttcgctctctctctctttctctgctcttttctcctcctcttttacacTATCTTgtaccctcatctctctctctctctctctctctctctctctctctcctcccctcctctctctctctctctctctcctctctctctctctcttctctctctctctctctctttctcttctctctctctctctttctctctctctctcactctatctatctatctatctatctatctatctatctctatctctatctctatctctatctctctctctttatctctctctctttctctctctctctctctctctctcttctctccttctctctctctctctctctctctctctttcctctctcccatttctcaccactatttactctctcttctctctctctactctctctctctttctgctctctctctctttctgctctctctctctcctctctctctctctcttcctctctcctctctctctctctctcctctctctctctctctctctctctctctctctctctctctctcttccctcttcctttttctctctccttctctctctctctctctctctcctctctctctctctctcctctctctcctctctctctctctctcttctctctctctctctctctctctccatcttctcttctcttctctctctcttttctctctctctttctctctctctctctcatctctctctctctctctctctctctctctctctctctctctctcttctctctctcctctctctctctctctctctctctctctctctctctctctctctctctctctctctctctctctctctctctctctctctttctctctcccctcacctccatgAGAAAGACTTTCTTTTCCCTAGCAAGGTCAATCAGCTGTTTCGTTTCTTGGACGTTCATGCAGAGAGGCTTCTCACACAGCACGTGCTTTCCTGCCTTCAGCATCATGGAAGCCACTACTAGATGATGCACTTGGATCACTCCTACGTACACCACATCTGTAAATGGACTGAGGTTGGtcatggtatatatacatgtgtgtgtgtgtgtgtttgtgtgtgtgtgtgtgtgtgtgtgtgtgtgtgtgtgtgtgtgtgtgtgtgtgagtgtgtgtgtgtgtgtgtgtgtgtgtgtgtgtgtgtgtgtgtgtgtgtgttgtgtgtgtgtgtatgtgtgtatgtgtgtgtgtgtgtgtttgtgtgtgtgtgtgtatgcgtgtgcgtgtgtgtctgtgtgattatcATAAAAAAGCTTACCTATATCTGGGTCTTCCGCCAGTTTGGCATACGACTCGTAGGCCTTCTCGACGCCGTGCTTGTCCCTGAAGGCCTGGGCGCTCTCGAGGGAGCGCGCCGCCACTGCAACTAGTCGATGCTCCTCTGCCGGAAGCGCCTTCAAAGCACTCACGAAGTCGCTGGCAATCATACCTGCGCTGGCGATTCCCCATCGCGTGGCTGCCATTTTGTTATACCCTGTGGTATGGGAGGCTTTAAGATTTTTTGGGGAATGGTCATGGCGTATAACTGATAAATGAATTTACTTGCTGGTTGCTTTGTATCCCAGCAAATATGTTGCACTCCCTTTCTCCCGCCGCCTCACTTCGCCGACTGGCTCCTCTGTCCTTGTTTCTGTTCGGCTTGcgctggacacacacacactaaaacacacacacacacacacacacacactaacacacacacacactaaaacacacacacacacacacacacacacacacacacacacacacacacacacacacacacacacacacactaacacactaacacacacacacacacacacacacacgcacacacacacacacacacacacacacacacatatatatatatataaatatatatatatatatatatatatatatatatatatatgtatatatgtatatatatatatatataaatatatatgcatatatatatatattttttttttttttttaacagccatttattccactgcaagacataggcttctctcagttcactattgagaaattatttggcaatgccaccttggcctgattggatgcccgtcctaatcaaccgcggttcacgCGCTAACACTTCCCCTACAATAGCTAAGTTTtcattttctcgccatgagatcgggctcgagtcacCAGTAGGAGCACAGGCATATTTACGATGCCGCGACggtgaattgaactcgggaccatgagggtcggagcccAGTACTCTGTATAACGGGtctagaacccaattacattggcttgcaggggtattgatactggtattcggcttgactcttcatttctgagagttgacaccacgcagtataagaacacgagacatgtctggttatgggtatggcggtgcgcgggtcgcggccagctgcccagagggagagggcggagctgaccttaccgcgctggtcgctggcaacggactcccggtcaaacgaggtcagatataaaatgtaacCTCCGCCCTCCCTGagtgggtggttcttatttgggactttggatccacgtggaaaacagccacgtggtccactggtaaccgaaatagaattatccacatcctgtagaattatccacatcctatattgctcgaggaggaaatggaggatgtTGAGGTTTTGAAGCAAGAAGCAGATAATACAGATTCCCTTTACTGGGAACGACTTTTGCGGCATCACTTCGAGCAACAACAGGAAGATCTGGCAAGAACACTTGGAAAGGGAAAACGAGTCAGGAAACAGGTGAACTATAACGATGCAGCAGATGGTAGAGAAGATCTTAGCTGGCAAGAACAAGGATCAGACTACAACTCTGACTTCTCCATGCcatcagataatgataatgatgatgaatttgaTGAAAAGAATGAAACTGAAGGAGGTCGTAGATCACGCCgtcgtggaaaacagccacgtggtccactggtaaccgaaatagaattatccacatcctgtagaattatccacatcctatactctGACCACTGGGCCATTGCgacagtatatatgaatatacatacgtgtgtgtttgtgtgtgtgtgtgtgtgtgtgtgtgtgtgtgtgggtgtgtgggtgtgtgtgcttggttgtgtgtgtctatatatatatatatatatatatatatatatatatatatatatatatatatatccatagatatatatatatatatgaatatatatatttatatataaattttcacgtaaaatacatatatatgaatacatacacacacacacacacacacacacacacgcacacacacacacacacacagacacacacacacacacacacacacacacacacacacacacacacacacacacacacacacacacacacacacatacacacacacacacacacacacacacacatatatgtgtgtgtgtctatgtatatatatatatatatatatatatatatattttatatatatatatatatgtatatatatatgtatatatatatatatatatatatatatatatatatatatatatatacatcgattacttgaaagcttttgatactgttgatcacgatatcctctg harbors:
- the LOC119576301 gene encoding trans-1,2-dihydrobenzene-1,2-diol dehydrogenase-like, with the protein product MASSRRLGNSAPTAAAPVHSLSHCGCDTRKSGRSGFNALSVLRKFIGYNKMAATRWGIASAGMIASDFVSALKALPAEEHRLVAVAARSLESAQAFRDKHGVEKAYESYAKLAEDPDIDVVYVGVIQVHHLVVASMMLKAGKHVLCEKPLCMNVQETKQLIDLAREKKVFLMEVRGERKREREREREREREASKAQLSVIYCKPAMLGPWRKDTGGGATLDMGIYTVQFATLVMGGDKPLKVLAGGHLNQEGVDVVTSATLVYPKGRTASLSTTIRADLPSEAFVVGTKGTIKVNYPMWCPESFESPSGTYTAPLPVTGQTYNFNNSQGLMYEAAEVRRCINAGLLESPEMTHGESITISEIMEQMRAQVGVI